From the genome of Anaerolineales bacterium:
GAACGGGAGCTTCTCCGGGCGGATCGCCCACCAGCGGACCCACAGCAATCCAATGAAAGTTAATATCGGTAATGGAAGATACATGACCAGACTTTCGTCGGTTTCGGTTACGGTTGCCAGGAACAAAGCCCACATTCCGATAAACAATACGAGCAGTACGATTACGACGGTATACGTGCCGCTGCGTTTCCAACGCTTTACCCAACTGCCGAAGATGATGCACAGTGCCGGCAGCATTACGACGTAATTCGTCGTTGCGGTCCGAAAGGCGATCAAGTTGGTTATTACGATGGTCAATGCCGCAGTCCATTGAAACCAGTGATCACCTTTCCGCCAAGCCAGGGCCCATTCCAGACCCAGGTAAAGGACGAACACGACAGATAAAACCGATGTGATCCGGTCCGAATACACGGGAAATAAACTTGCGATGATCGCGACGGGTTGTCCGGGCTTCGTATAGGCTGCATAGTCCATGATCTGCCAGATCCAGCGCAGCGGCCAATCGGGCATCAGGGCGAGTGATGCAGCGAACAGCGCGGTCTCCGCGCCTGCTGTCCAAAGGATCAGACTCCAGCGTTTCTGCGAGATGGCCCATAAAATCACGAATGGGATCAGCAGGATAGACATCTGCGGCTTCATCGTCGACAAAGCCAGCAGTACGCCGCCAAGCGAATCGTTTTTGTGGCGGATGGCCAAAAGGGCACCAATCATGAAGGCGGCATTAACGGCCGCAAACTGTCCAAGAAAGATCGTCCGCACACCCGGATACCAAAAAATGGAGAACCCCATGAGCAGCGCCATCATCCCGACACCCGGTTTCCAGTTGGCGATCCGTAGCCCCATAATGAGTAGAATTGGGAGGACGATCACCAGCAGTGTGGTCATGATCGTGCGCGCGATTGGATAGGGAAGCAGACCAAACGGTCCAAAGAACAGCATGGAATACAACGGGTAATAGAAATGTGCCAGGCTCTCCCCTTTTGTCGGATCAGCCGGCCGCCCGTAAAAGGCCAACTGCGCGGCGAGGCTTACCTCTTCGTCATAGGGATTCGCATTTTCCGTTAACCAATAATGAGCTCCCG
Proteins encoded in this window:
- a CDS encoding glycosyltransferase family 87 protein — encoded protein: MRSLLIGWQRKLIWILVPIVLAGLLFVSYRLAIENPGGNDFLARWTGAHYWLTENANPYDEEVSLAAQLAFYGRPADPTKGESLAHFYYPLYSMLFFGPFGLLPYPIARTIMTTLLVIVLPILLIMGLRIANWKPGVGMMALLMGFSIFWYPGVRTIFLGQFAAVNAAFMIGALLAIRHKNDSLGGVLLALSTMKPQMSILLIPFVILWAISQKRWSLILWTAGAETALFAASLALMPDWPLRWIWQIMDYAAYTKPGQPVAIIASLFPVYSDRITSVLSVVFVLYLGLEWALAWRKGDHWFQWTAALTIVITNLIAFRTATTNYVVMLPALCIIFGSWVKRWKRSGTYTVVIVLLVLFIGMWALFLATVTETDESLVMYLPLPILTFIGLLWVRWWAIRPEKLPFEGFLTEPDL